In Candidatus Methanomethylicota archaeon, the genomic window TATTCGAATCACACTTAAAACTTCTTGAGTCAAAATACGGATCCAAAGAGGAAGTTTTAACAAAAGAAGTAGTAAAGGTGACGACATTGGATGCCGTTACGTCTCGTTTCAGTCCCTCAAGAATAAATCTGCTTAAAATAGACATCGAGGGAGCAGAGTTACTTGCATTAAAGGGTGGTAACAAAACTCTAGATATAACTGAAAAATTAATAATTGAAGTTCATGATGTTTCATGTTTAAATAAAATTAAGGAAAAATTATATGAAAAAGGCTTCGAAATTGAGAATGTTTTCTGTACTTCAAGGTGGAGGGAAGTGTTGATCTATGCCAAAAAAAGATGAATGTAGAATTCTTGCACTTTTTCTACATGATTGTGAGTATGGAAAAAGGATTAGAGGAGACGAAAGACGCTTTCTTGAACTTGCAAAGCGGTTTAAATACCTTGGTGCAACGGTTTATGCTGTAGAGTGGTTTCCCTCTCTTCAGAGAGGCTTTGGAGAAAAAATCTATGAGTGTATAGAGCTGAGACCACCTAGGTCAAAGTTTTTTAGAATTCCCTATGCGATTTTCAAGACAATAATTTTGTCTCGAAAGTTGAAGTATGATGTTATTTATCTTCACAATCAAGATATTCAGGACATGCTTGTAGGATACGCATTAAAAGTTCTTTTTAGAAAGCCACTGGTAGTTGTCCTCCATTGGGAATACAAATTGTTTGAAGAAGGTTGTCTTAGAAACTTGAGACAAAGAAAGAAAATCCTCACTAGTGTACTCCTATTGGTTACATCTTTTATTATCAGAAGATTTATCTTCCCTAGGGTCGACTACATTTTTGCTACAAATAGCGTTGCAAGGGATCATGCAATAGACCAGCTCAAGCTTAAGCCTGAGAAATTTATAATATCAGGCAATGGTGTAGATTGCGACAAATTTAAACCTGAAAATGTGGGAAAAAAGTATGATGCCGTCTATTTGGGTAGAATTGACTTTGTACAAAAAGGTATAGACGTGCTACTGAAGGCTTGGAAGATTGTAGCTCTTAAAAGGAAGAATTCAAAACTAATTCTCATAGGAGGTTTTAACTCTCAAGAGGATTACAAAAAACTCGTGAACATGTTGAAGGAGTTGGATTTAGAGGATAGTGTAGAATTTACAGGTTTTGTAAATGACAAAAAGATTGTGGAGTTCCTGAACTCAGCCAAGGTTTTTGTATTTCCAACTCGCTTTGATGGTTTTACATTAGCAGTCTTAGAGGCGATGGCCTGCGGCCTGCCTTGCATAATATCAGATATCCCAACGTACAGAAATGTCTATAGTAAAGTAGCGGTGCTCGTCAAGTGTGAAGATTATGAAGAGTTCGCCAAAGCAATACTTAAATTGCTGGATGATGAAGATATGAGGGAATATTTGGGTATAGCGTCAAGACTTTTCGCGTGTGCGCACCAGTGGATGAAAGTTGCAAAAGCAGAATTTAATATTATGAACCTATTGCGAAACCGCTGGCAGGGCGCGAGAGGCCGGCCTCAGCATTCCTAGCGCCCATAGAGGTAGCATGCGTACTCGCTATCCGGGGGTTCTGCAACAAGTTCTGTATTAGAACTCGTTTCAAAACTCCTGAGCATTTGACCAGTCTAATCTTATGTTATTCTTTAATGCTCACGATGAAGTTTTGCTGCATGATTATACATGCCTTTTGACCTCGGCCCCCCTCTGACTTCCTTTAGCGGCCTCCTTCCTGACATCTATGAGCGCCATATTCCCAAGTATGAATGGCCTTGAATAAAAACATCCTATAGATTTGACGGTCAAATTTTTGTGAATGACATCTATGAAAGGTTGGACATGCCTGCCCCGAGAAGAGGCTTAAATATTTTGCAATGAGTTCTTACTATGAAAATAGTCTATATTCTTTCGACGAGTAGAGGTGGTCTTCCTCACTACGTTGCAGAACTTGCAAACGCGGTCTCTAAACATGCTGAAGTTACTGTGATCAAGCCTAAAGAAACTAGTGCAGACAATTTGTTCTCAAGCAAAATAAATCTTGTAAATGCATTTGAACCAATAGCTTTATCCTACGTAGATTTAGAAAAAAAACATGTCTCCGTTCTTGAGGCTATGAGATCTCTCCTATCTTTTAGAAACATTAAGCTAGTTGATGACATCAAGCCTGATGTTGTGCATTTTCCGACAGGATTATTTCCTACGTTAACCTTTTTTGCTTCTTTATACAGGTTGGATAAAAAATATCCTTGCATAGTAACTTATCACTATGTGTTCTCGAGGAAACTAATTTTACGTGGCAGAGATGTGTATTCTGGCGAACCGTTACTGACAATAATCGCTCTAAATGTGGGAAACATTCTAAACAACCTATTATCCATACAAACGGCTAAGATAATAGTTCATACAGAGCGCGATAAAAATGTGTTGATAGGGAAAGGGATAGATCCGCGAAAAATTTGTGTGATCCCCCACGGGTACTATAGTATTTTTAGGAACTATAGCCCAAAGACACAAGAAGAGAAAAATTGTATCCTCTTCTTTGGGAACATTATAGCTTCTAAAGGTGTAGACGTTCTTGTCAAGTCTATACCAATAGTGTGCAAAGAAATTCCCGACATAAAGGTTGTAATTGCTGGTGATGGGGTCATACCAAGAGAAAGCTGGAAAATAATAAAACAGTTTAAATCCAATTTCGAAATTCATAATTACTTCATACCCAATGAAATGGTGTGTGATTTCTTTCATCGTGCAAGTCTTGTAGTTTTACCGTATAAAGGCCAAGGAGGATATAGTGGTGTATTTACTATAGCATGTTCTTTTGGAAAGCCAGTTGTTGCAACGAATATTGGAGAACTCCCTATCTTGGTCAGAAATGCTGGCTGTGGTCTGGTCGTTCCCCCTGAAGATCCGAAAGCATTGGCAGAAGCAATTGTAAAATTACTGAAAGATGATGAGTTAAGGGAGCAAATGGGAAGGAATGCATTGAAGAAAGCAGAAGAGCTTTCGTGGGATAACATCGCCAAGATGCACATGAAAGTGTATGAGGAGGTTTTGAATGAATGGGGAAAAAGAAGTAAGCGTTGACATTTTGAAACTCTCTCTGGCATTTCAGTTCTCTCTTTTAAGCGCGATAGGATTAGAAAGTATCGGGAAACACATACCGCTGTTTAGAGAGCTCGTCGCTACCATCTATCTAACGATCATTCCGGGATTGCTAACTCTCGGATTATTGAAGAAAAAACTTGATTTGACAAAAACAGTCTTATTTTCCATTGGTATGAGTTTTGCAATTGTTACCTTTGTATCTGCTTTTATTAACGTCTTTTTAGCCTCGTTCGGGTTTGAAAGACCTTTGTCAGAGAGAATTCTCTTCATTTCTTTAAGCATTATAATTCTCTTATTGCTTATCATATGCTATTTAAAAGGTGAGAGATGTCTCTCATTTTCGTATAACCCAAGTTTTTCACCCGCTACTCTATTGCTTGCATTGTTCTCATTTATCAGCATAATTGCCTCTTATGAGTCTTCTTTCTATGAGAGAGATTTCTTAGTTCTATTATTTTTGGGTATGATTGCGTTAATTCCTTTTGTCATCTCTTCGGGAAAGTTTCCGGAGAGATTGTATCCCCCGCTTATACTAAGCATATCAATTTCCTTGGCATTTCTGAGATATGGCAGATTTCTTTTTAAGCCAACTTCTTTTGGTGAAAATGGCCTTGCTGGAGTAATTAAATTGGCAGGCATCTGGATTCCCAATTTTGCCAGCACTCATAACTCGCTGC contains:
- a CDS encoding FkbM family methyltransferase, whose product is FESHLKLLESKYGSKEEVLTKEVVKVTTLDAVTSRFSPSRINLLKIDIEGAELLALKGGNKTLDITEKLIIEVHDVSCLNKIKEKLYEKGFEIENVFCTSRWREVLIYAKKR
- a CDS encoding glycosyltransferase family 4 protein; translation: MPKKDECRILALFLHDCEYGKRIRGDERRFLELAKRFKYLGATVYAVEWFPSLQRGFGEKIYECIELRPPRSKFFRIPYAIFKTIILSRKLKYDVIYLHNQDIQDMLVGYALKVLFRKPLVVVLHWEYKLFEEGCLRNLRQRKKILTSVLLLVTSFIIRRFIFPRVDYIFATNSVARDHAIDQLKLKPEKFIISGNGVDCDKFKPENVGKKYDAVYLGRIDFVQKGIDVLLKAWKIVALKRKNSKLILIGGFNSQEDYKKLVNMLKELDLEDSVEFTGFVNDKKIVEFLNSAKVFVFPTRFDGFTLAVLEAMACGLPCIISDIPTYRNVYSKVAVLVKCEDYEEFAKAILKLLDDEDMREYLGIASRLFACAHQWMKVAKAEFNIMNLLRNRWQGARGRPQHS
- a CDS encoding glycosyltransferase family 4 protein; this translates as MKIVYILSTSRGGLPHYVAELANAVSKHAEVTVIKPKETSADNLFSSKINLVNAFEPIALSYVDLEKKHVSVLEAMRSLLSFRNIKLVDDIKPDVVHFPTGLFPTLTFFASLYRLDKKYPCIVTYHYVFSRKLILRGRDVYSGEPLLTIIALNVGNILNNLLSIQTAKIIVHTERDKNVLIGKGIDPRKICVIPHGYYSIFRNYSPKTQEEKNCILFFGNIIASKGVDVLVKSIPIVCKEIPDIKVVIAGDGVIPRESWKIIKQFKSNFEIHNYFIPNEMVCDFFHRASLVVLPYKGQGGYSGVFTIACSFGKPVVATNIGELPILVRNAGCGLVVPPEDPKALAEAIVKLLKDDELREQMGRNALKKAEELSWDNIAKMHMKVYEEVLNEWGKRSKR